A part of Timaviella obliquedivisa GSE-PSE-MK23-08B genomic DNA contains:
- a CDS encoding ParB/Srx family N-terminal domain-containing protein: MAKQFSPEIIWVPIDKITPYPLNNKLHPPSQIDAIAGSIIEYGFDVPIVVDEDGVILKGHGRHLASRKLDLLEVPVIIRDDLTPAQKKACRIADNKVGISDWNYESLKVELEALQELDFDLDLTGFSLEECDSIFNLGVLNFQDKQIFGENGTPMSPAGGNHTSQNSGSPEDDESADPDHQESGQKSDGSLLALTEITIANPRHEVNKGDVWNLGRHIMVVADVMTDWQKWTGYLKEDAIFAPYPGPFVPLTLKAEERSLVMVQPDEYIAGHILDQYENVKGVGSVQRA, translated from the coding sequence ATAAGATTACGCCCTATCCTCTGAATAACAAACTCCATCCACCGAGCCAGATTGACGCGATCGCGGGGTCAATCATCGAATATGGTTTCGATGTGCCGATCGTTGTGGATGAGGACGGCGTAATCCTCAAAGGGCACGGTCGCCACCTGGCATCCCGCAAGCTGGATTTACTAGAAGTTCCGGTGATCATTCGGGATGACCTGACCCCGGCACAGAAGAAAGCCTGCCGCATTGCCGATAATAAGGTGGGCATTTCAGATTGGAATTACGAATCGCTCAAAGTGGAACTAGAAGCTCTACAGGAGCTTGATTTTGACTTAGATTTGACTGGGTTTTCTCTTGAGGAATGTGACAGCATTTTCAACTTGGGAGTTCTGAACTTTCAGGATAAACAAATATTTGGCGAGAATGGCACGCCCATGTCACCAGCAGGGGGCAATCACACCTCTCAAAACTCAGGATCACCTGAAGATGATGAATCAGCAGATCCCGACCATCAGGAATCAGGGCAGAAATCAGACGGCTCCTTGCTGGCACTGACAGAAATCACGATCGCCAACCCTCGCCACGAGGTTAATAAGGGCGATGTCTGGAACCTGGGTCGGCACATTATGGTTGTGGCTGATGTCATGACTGATTGGCAGAAGTGGACTGGCTATTTGAAAGAAGATGCGATTTTCGCACCCTATCCCGGTCCATTTGTCCCACTGACTCTCAAGGCAGAAGAGCGATCGCTGGTCATGGTGCAGCCTGACGAATACATTGCTGGGCACATCCTTGACCAATACGAGAACGTCAAGGGGGTGGGCAGTGTCCAACGTGCTTAA